A window of Anomalospiza imberbis isolate Cuckoo-Finch-1a 21T00152 chromosome 4, ASM3175350v1, whole genome shotgun sequence contains these coding sequences:
- the ATOH8 gene encoding transcription factor ATOH8 isoform X2 — MRSAPLAEGEPWPRLCPAELGGLRRLRRKHGGCKSFRVELKVLSGRRTGLRAPPAPPPAAAAAPPPAWEPRSAALGPAAASAFPAAPPPPPAASPRPRPGEASGVSPEIKALQQTRRLLANARERTRVHTISAAFEALRKQVPCYSYGQKLSKLAILRIACNYILSLARLADLDYSADHSNMSFSECVEQCTRTLQAEGRSKKRK, encoded by the exons ATGCGGAGCGCGCCGCTGGCCGAGGGCGAGCCCTGGCCGCGCCTCTGCCCCGCCGAGCTCGGggggctgcggcggctgcggcggAAGCACGGCGGCTGCAAAAGTTTCCGCGTGGAGCTCAAAGTGCTGAGCGGGCGGCGGACCGGGCTCCGCGCaccccccgcgccgccccccgccgccgccgccgccccgccgcccgcctGGGAGCCGCGCAGCGCCGCgctcggccccgccgccgccagcgccttccccgccgccccgccgccgccgcccgccgcttCCCCGCGCCCGCGGCCGGGAGAGGCGTCCGGCGTCTCGCCGGAGATCAAAGCGCTGCAGCAGACGCGGCGGCTGCTGGCCAACGCCCGGGAGAGGACCCGCGTCCACACCATCAGCGCCGCCTTCGAGGCGCTGCGCAAGCAG GTTCCCTGCTATTCTTATGGTCAAAAGTTGTCCAAACTGGCCATCTTGAGAATAGCCTGTAACTATATCCTTTCCCTGGCCAGACTAGCAGACCTGGATTACAGCGCTGACCACAGTAACATGAGCTTCTCTGAATGCGTGGAGCAGTGCACTAGGACCTTACAAGCAGAAGGAAGATCTAAAAAAAGGAAG
- the ATOH8 gene encoding transcription factor ATOH8 isoform X1 — protein sequence MRSAPLAEGEPWPRLCPAELGGLRRLRRKHGGCKSFRVELKVLSGRRTGLRAPPAPPPAAAAAPPPAWEPRSAALGPAAASAFPAAPPPPPAASPRPRPGEASGVSPEIKALQQTRRLLANARERTRVHTISAAFEALRKQVPCYSYGQKLSKLAILRIACNYILSLARLADLDYSADHSNMSFSECVEQCTRTLQAEGRSKKRKE from the exons ATGCGGAGCGCGCCGCTGGCCGAGGGCGAGCCCTGGCCGCGCCTCTGCCCCGCCGAGCTCGGggggctgcggcggctgcggcggAAGCACGGCGGCTGCAAAAGTTTCCGCGTGGAGCTCAAAGTGCTGAGCGGGCGGCGGACCGGGCTCCGCGCaccccccgcgccgccccccgccgccgccgccgccccgccgcccgcctGGGAGCCGCGCAGCGCCGCgctcggccccgccgccgccagcgccttccccgccgccccgccgccgccgcccgccgcttCCCCGCGCCCGCGGCCGGGAGAGGCGTCCGGCGTCTCGCCGGAGATCAAAGCGCTGCAGCAGACGCGGCGGCTGCTGGCCAACGCCCGGGAGAGGACCCGCGTCCACACCATCAGCGCCGCCTTCGAGGCGCTGCGCAAGCAG GTTCCCTGCTATTCTTATGGTCAAAAGTTGTCCAAACTGGCCATCTTGAGAATAGCCTGTAACTATATCCTTTCCCTGGCCAGACTAGCAGACCTGGATTACAGCGCTGACCACAGTAACATGAGCTTCTCTGAATGCGTGGAGCAGTGCACTAGGACCTTACAAGCAGAAGGAAGATCTAAAAAAAGGAAG